In one Solanum dulcamara chromosome 1, daSolDulc1.2, whole genome shotgun sequence genomic region, the following are encoded:
- the LOC129881410 gene encoding probable RNA-binding protein ARP1 isoform X3: MIEDDEEKETTLMTSTHRPTHNSNMGDTTLTKVFVGGLAWETTKEAMREHFDKYGDILEAVIISDKLTGRSKGYGFVTFKDAESAKKACEDATPIINGRRANCNLASLGARRSRPSPSITPPPPPPQQGPNVVGPRTSSASPASHVQWYYPAGAPQAAAPASPFHHQHHHQPLPFYGYSPAYIATDMNYNHKLSYNGGGYMNGHFSQVYPSQAMMGGNTLMPMYPYYHFHHQSQTMGLPAHMYSPAAAGPMNAVPALMSKPTSIPPTAGTIVINRVMTKSN; the protein is encoded by the exons ATG AtagaagatgatgaagaaaagGAGACCACGTTGATGACCTCAACCCATCGTCCAACT CACAACAGCAACATGGGGGATACGACTCTGACAAAGGTGTTTGTGGGAGGGTTGGCATGGGAAACAACCAAGGAAGCCATGAGAGAGCACTTTGACAAGTATGGTGACATCTTGGAAGCTGTCATCATCTCCGACAAGCTCACCGGCAGATCCAAGGGCTATGGCTTT GTGACCTTTAAGGACGCAGAATCAGCCAAAAAAGCATGCGAGGACGCCACCCCCATTATCAACGGTCGCCGAGCCAACTGTAATCTGGCGTCCCTCGGCGCACGTCGTTCCAGGCCCTCTCCCTCCATCACCccccctcctcctcctcctcaacAAG GACCGAATGTGGTAGGACCAAGGACCAGTTCAGCATCACCTGCAAGTCACGTGCAGTGGTATTATCCTGCTGGGGCACCCCAAGCTGCAGCTCCGGCTTCACCCTTTCACCATCAGCACCATCATCAGCCTCTTCCTTTCTATGg GTATTCTCCAGCTTATATTGCCACAGACATGAATTACAATCAT AAACTAAGCTACAATGGTGGGGGCTACATGAATGGGCATTTCTCTCAAGTGTATCCAAGTCAAGCAATGATGGGTGGCAACACATTGATGCCAATGTACCCATACTATCACTTCCATCATCAGTCACAGACAATGGGCCTTCCAGCCCATATGTACTCTCCAGCAGCTGCTGGCCCAATGAATGCAGTTCCGGCCCTTATGTCAAAGCCTACATCAATTCCTCCTACTGCGG GTACAATTGTGATCAATAGGGTGATGACAAAGAGCAATTAG
- the LOC129881410 gene encoding probable RNA-binding protein ARP1 isoform X4, translating to MTSTHRPTHNSNMGDTTLTKVFVGGLAWETTKEAMREHFDKYGDILEAVIISDKLTGRSKGYGFVTFKDAESAKKACEDATPIINGRRANCNLASLGARRSRPSPSITPPPPPPQQGPNVVGPRTSSASPASHVQWYYPAGAPQAAAPASPFHHQHHHQPLPFYGYSPAYIATDMNYNHKLSYNGGGYMNGHFSQVYPSQAMMGGNTLMPMYPYYHFHHQSQTMGLPAHMYSPAAAGPMNAVPALMSKPTSIPPTAGTIVINRVMTKSN from the exons ATGACCTCAACCCATCGTCCAACT CACAACAGCAACATGGGGGATACGACTCTGACAAAGGTGTTTGTGGGAGGGTTGGCATGGGAAACAACCAAGGAAGCCATGAGAGAGCACTTTGACAAGTATGGTGACATCTTGGAAGCTGTCATCATCTCCGACAAGCTCACCGGCAGATCCAAGGGCTATGGCTTT GTGACCTTTAAGGACGCAGAATCAGCCAAAAAAGCATGCGAGGACGCCACCCCCATTATCAACGGTCGCCGAGCCAACTGTAATCTGGCGTCCCTCGGCGCACGTCGTTCCAGGCCCTCTCCCTCCATCACCccccctcctcctcctcctcaacAAG GACCGAATGTGGTAGGACCAAGGACCAGTTCAGCATCACCTGCAAGTCACGTGCAGTGGTATTATCCTGCTGGGGCACCCCAAGCTGCAGCTCCGGCTTCACCCTTTCACCATCAGCACCATCATCAGCCTCTTCCTTTCTATGg GTATTCTCCAGCTTATATTGCCACAGACATGAATTACAATCAT AAACTAAGCTACAATGGTGGGGGCTACATGAATGGGCATTTCTCTCAAGTGTATCCAAGTCAAGCAATGATGGGTGGCAACACATTGATGCCAATGTACCCATACTATCACTTCCATCATCAGTCACAGACAATGGGCCTTCCAGCCCATATGTACTCTCCAGCAGCTGCTGGCCCAATGAATGCAGTTCCGGCCCTTATGTCAAAGCCTACATCAATTCCTCCTACTGCGG GTACAATTGTGATCAATAGGGTGATGACAAAGAGCAATTAG
- the LOC129881410 gene encoding probable RNA-binding protein ARP1 isoform X5 translates to MTMSNINQHNSNMGDTTLTKVFVGGLAWETTKEAMREHFDKYGDILEAVIISDKLTGRSKGYGFVTFKDAESAKKACEDATPIINGRRANCNLASLGARRSRPSPSITPPPPPPQQGPNVVGPRTSSASPASHVQWYYPAGAPQAAAPASPFHHQHHHQPLPFYGYSPAYIATDMNYNHKLSYNGGGYMNGHFSQVYPSQAMMGGNTLMPMYPYYHFHHQSQTMGLPAHMYSPAAAGPMNAVPALMSKPTSIPPTAVCLAVE, encoded by the exons atgacgatGAGCAATATTAACCAGCACAACAGCAACATGGGGGATACGACTCTGACAAAGGTGTTTGTGGGAGGGTTGGCATGGGAAACAACCAAGGAAGCCATGAGAGAGCACTTTGACAAGTATGGTGACATCTTGGAAGCTGTCATCATCTCCGACAAGCTCACCGGCAGATCCAAGGGCTATGGCTTT GTGACCTTTAAGGACGCAGAATCAGCCAAAAAAGCATGCGAGGACGCCACCCCCATTATCAACGGTCGCCGAGCCAACTGTAATCTGGCGTCCCTCGGCGCACGTCGTTCCAGGCCCTCTCCCTCCATCACCccccctcctcctcctcctcaacAAG GACCGAATGTGGTAGGACCAAGGACCAGTTCAGCATCACCTGCAAGTCACGTGCAGTGGTATTATCCTGCTGGGGCACCCCAAGCTGCAGCTCCGGCTTCACCCTTTCACCATCAGCACCATCATCAGCCTCTTCCTTTCTATGg GTATTCTCCAGCTTATATTGCCACAGACATGAATTACAATCAT AAACTAAGCTACAATGGTGGGGGCTACATGAATGGGCATTTCTCTCAAGTGTATCCAAGTCAAGCAATGATGGGTGGCAACACATTGATGCCAATGTACCCATACTATCACTTCCATCATCAGTCACAGACAATGGGCCTTCCAGCCCATATGTACTCTCCAGCAGCTGCTGGCCCAATGAATGCAGTTCCGGCCCTTATGTCAAAGCCTACATCAATTCCTCCTACTGCGG TTTGTTTGGCTGTGGAATAG